The Methylotuvimicrobium alcaliphilum 20Z genomic interval AACAAAAAGAAAGGAAAAAGAAAAAAAAAAAAAGGCGAGGGGCAGAAGAGGGAAAAAGTAGAAAAACGGCGGGCGAGAGGATAATAAAAAACGCGAGGAAACAGGGCGAGGCGGGGAAAAATATAATGTAAGCGAAAAAAAGTATGAAAATATAAAAAAAGGAAAAAAGATAAAATAAAAATAAAACACAAGGGGGCGGGGGTTTGAAACAAAAAAAGTATATTAAAAAAAAAAAAAAGGAGAATAGGGCCGGGTGTAGTGGAGGAGGGGGAGGAGAGCGGGGGGGGAAGCAAAACAAAAAAAAAAAACAATAAAATTTATAAAAAAAAAGAACCGGGTGTGATATGGGGGAATGGGGAGAAGGGGGGACAAGTTTTAAATTAGTAAAGTAAGTGTAAAAAATAGGTGGGCGGGGGTTGGAGTATATTGCGGGCGTGGAAGTTGGGGGAGAGAATAAAAGAGCATAGATATCGGGTCAGGCAGGGGCCGGTTAGGGATTAAAAGAGATCAATCCCAAGCCCGGGCCCGGGAGGCTATACTGATAAATTTGGATTCCCGCCCAAGCGGCTCGCCTAACTACATGGCTATCATGAAAAAAGAAGCTGGCACCATTAAACTGAACGATCAACAAGAAGCCAAGGTCGATGAGTGGCGTCAAGAACATCACACTAAAGCAACAGAACTGGCTGCGGACATCGTGGCTGCTGAACACACATTGGCAGAAGCCTCTATGGACGGCACAAACCTAGAAAACATGATGAAAAAGTTTGATGAAATAGCGGTGATGCGCCGCACTTTGGCAGAGCTAAAAACCAAATGCCGCGACCTGTTGCAAACCATTTTGACCTCTGAACAATGGACGCAATTGGTTACGCTGCAAAAATCCGCGATGGGATTAAATCAGCAAGCTAACATGAAAAATATGATGCACGCCCACCCGATGCCTAACTACATGGCTATCATGAAAAAAGAAGCTGGCACCATTAAACTGAATGATCAACAAGAAGCCAAGGTCGATGAGTGGCGTCAAGAACATCACACTAAAGCAACAGAACTGGCTGCGGACATCGTGGCTGCTGAACACACATTGGCAGAAGCCTCTATGGACGGCACAAACCTAGAAAACATGATGAAAAAGTTTGATGAAATAGCGGTGATGCGCCGCACTTTGGCAGAGCTAAAAACCAAATGCCGCGACCTGTTGCAAAACATTTTGACCTCTGAACAATGGACGCAATTGGTTACGCTGCAAAAATCCGCGATGAGATTAAATTAGCTCTAACACTTTACCTGGAAGGCACTTTCAACGAAATCTAACCCGATATCAACCAAAGGCTGCACCCAGGCGAACGCGCAGCCTTTGGCCGGCCAAGCCGCGCTATGCCGAAGCGGGTCGGGAACCGATTGTAGAACGGAAGTGATCGTGGCTGGCGGGCACAGCGAGGTGACTGAGAAAGTTCTGCAACGGGTTTTCAAATCATCGCTAGGTTGATTTAACCTTCGTAATTTACTGCGCTATGTAAGATAGCGAACAGACTGCACTCCAAAGAATGCAGCACTATGAGATACCTTGATTGGGCATTTATAGCCAACATTATTTTGTTCTGTCGTTGACCAAGCGTTTGGCTAAGTTTGTTTTGGGGACCTAGCGCTAATCCGCATGAAGCTCATGACCAAACGAACAGGGCAAAAGATGACCTAAGGAATCGCTGAGTAAATCAATTCCGCCCCCCCATTAGAAGTAGGCGGGACACCATAAAATCAAAAGCATAGAAGATTCCCGCCTGCGCGGGGATGACGATCTAGTCAGCACTTCCCCAACCATCATTGCAGAGCATTTTATAAGCTGGCAGGGAACATTCGTCCAGTTTGCAGGCTGATGCGTCTGCTTATTCGAAACAGGCGTTTTCAAAGTTATTGTGACAGAACCGGAGCATGTGTAAGTGAACATACCACAATCTAACACCCTAAATGACAAAGCTATATTGAACAATGACGAGATCCGTTTGCACCTTTACCTGATTCGTCATGGCGAAACCGAGTGGGCGGTCTCCGGTCGTCACACAGGCAGTTCGGATATTCCGTTAACCACAAATGGCGAGAATGAAGCCCGTGAACTAGGTAGGCACATCCGCGACATTGATTTTACCCAGGTGTTGTGCAGTCCGCTGCAGCGTGCCCAGCAAACCTGTGAGCTGGTCGGGCTGAATCGAGCTGCGGAAATCGAGCCGGATTTGGCGGAATGGGCTTTTGGTGATTATGAAGGGTTGCGTTTGGCTGAGATTCTGAAAATACACCCAGGCTGGAACGTACTGGCAGACGGTTGCCCAAACGGTGAAATGCCTGCACAAATTTTACAGCGTACTGATCGGCTGATTGCGCGTCTGCGCAAATTAAAGGGCAATGTTGCTTTGTTTTCACATGGCAAGTTCGGCGGCATTCTGGCGGCGCGCTGGATCGGATTACCGATCACTGAATCCAGTCATTTCCCGTTGGGAACCGCATCGGTCAGCATGCTGGGCTACGACCATCACCACCCCGAGGTGTCAGTGATCGATTTATGGAATGTGGTCGGACATCAATCATTGGAGACTTTAAGTTTTCAAACACTCACATGACTGGCTAAGGCACGGTTTCGACCAGCACGACGATCAAATCTGAAAGACCAAAATTCAAATATCCGCCATCATCGGACGCAGCCCCAAAAAATTATAGGAGAACCACCATGCACCAAACCATAACTCATCGCTTAACTGACGCTTTGCAAGATGAATACAAATCGCGGGCGACTTACCGGAAAGTGAATGAAAAGTTCGGCCCGGTCCGCCCGTTCATCAACATAGTTGAGGCCGAGGGCCGTCATGTCGACGCCCTAATTGCATTGTTTGAGAAATATCAAATACCGGTACCGGAACATAGATGGTCTGAACGGATTACTGTTCCAGACACGTTTGAACAAGCTTGCCTGAATGCAGTCGCTGACGAAAAAGCCAATACTGCGATGTATGACCAGCTGATCGCTGCCAGTCCGGAACCTGATATTCGCCGGGTATTGGAAAACCTGCAATCCGCTTCCCGTGACCGTCATTTGCCGGCTTTCGAACGCAACGCTTCGAGACAGGGTAAAGGTGGCATGAGAAAACACGGTTAGGGTGTCGCGCTGATTTAGATCGAACCATTCTCGCGAATGCGGGTGTGACGAAACGAACAATGCTGTTCTGACTATCTTCCGCACGGCTCAATTCCGCACGCTTTTTCAGGGAAGTTTCAAATGTGTATCAATTTAGGTGACATGAAACAGGGTGATCGGGGACGCGTGGTAGGTTTCCGGAAAAACTTTTTGCCTTATCAAAAGAAACTGCTGGCTATGGGTTTAACGCCCGGCACTGAATTTGAACTGGTGCGCAGAGTGCGTGGCACCGATCTTAGTCTGCGCCGGGGTGAGGTGGCTGGATTGAAAATTGAGCGCATTAAAAACGAAGCACCCCGTTCAAAGCCAACACTGGAACAAAAGTCGGAATACACCATCGCTGTCATCGGCAATCCCAACTGCGGTAAAACCACTGTTTTCAATGGTCTGACCGGTGCCCGTCAACATGTTGGCAATTGGGCGGGGGTCACTGTCGAACAAAAAATCGGTTTTTACCGTTACGAAAATAAAGCCATCAAAGTCGTCGATTTACCCGGCATCTATGCGCTGGACGTGAACGAGACGGCTACTGCTTTGGATGAAAAAATCGCCAGGGATTACATCCTTTCCCAGCAGGCCGACCTGATCATAAATATCGTCGACACCTCCCATCTCGAACATAACCTGTACCTGACGATACAACTGCTGGAAATGGAACTGCCGATACTGGTGGTTTTGAATAACATGGACGATGCCACAGGCCAAGGTATCACAATCGATAGTGATGAATTGGCCCGCAACCTGGGTTGTCCCCTGGTTTCGTTGATCGCAACACAGGTAAATGACATCAGCGCCTTGAAAGCGAGGATTAACCAGTTAGCCGAAAAGAAAACGCTGTCGACTTTTTCTATCGACTATCCGCTGGAGGTCAAAGCTGCGCTGGATAAGCTCTCGCCATTAGTTGAACAAAAATTAGCCAACCGGTTTGGCGATTCGCACTGGTTTGCAGGCAAATTGCTGGAACGGGACGGTTTCGCGCTAAGCCATGCCGATGCTGTGCTGACTGAAACAGCGGAAAAACTGCGCGGCGAGATTGAAGAAAAAGCCGCCGAAGATGCGGATATCGTGATTGTTGACAGCCGCTACGGATTTATCAGCTTTCTGGTACAAAAGACACTAACCCGACAATCCGGGCAGGCTCGGAGTCTGTCGGATAAAATCGACAACGTGGTTTTACATCGTTTTTTAGCCATTCCGATCTTCCTCGGGGTGATGTATTTGATGTTCACCTTCACCATTAAACTCGGTCGGGTCTTCAAGCCGTTTTTTAACGATCTGGCGCAGGCATTTTTTGTGGACGGGTTGGGCGATTTTTTAGGACTGATGAACAGCCCGCAATGGCTGATAACGCTGATTGCCTCGGGTGTTGGTAACGGCATTCGGGAGGTGGCTGCGTTTATCCCGATTCTGGGATTTCTGTATCTGTTTATTTCGGTACTTGAAGAATCCGGCTATATGGCCAGAGCGACTTTTGCAATGGATCGTTTCATGCGGGTATTGGGACTGCCCGGCAAAGCCTTTGTACCAATGATCCTGGGCTTTGGCTGTAACGTCCCGGCCATGCTGGCGACCCGCACACTGGAGCGTCCGCGTGATCGGCTCTTGAGTCTGGTGTTGAATCCCTTCATGACTTGCGGTGCTCGCTTGGTGGTATTTACCCTGTTTGCCGCCGCCTTTTTTCCCGATAACGGCGGGATAGTGGTGTTTGTACTTTATATGATAGGGATTGTGGCTGCATTGCTGACGGCGTTCCTGCTGAAACACAGTTTTCAGAAAGAGGAATCCTCTCTGGTGATGATGGAAATCCCCAGCTATCACATCCCGAAGCTGAAAAATGTGTTGATTAACAGCTGGACTCGTCTCAAGGCGTTTATGGTGCGGGTCGGTAAAATCATTATTACCATGGTGGTGATCTTGAACCTGCTCAGTTCGTTGGGAACAGACGGCTCATATCAAGCGAATAATATTGAACATTCAGTGCTCAGTGCGGCTGGGCGTGCATTGACGCCGACGCTGGCGCCACTGGGTATCAGAGAAGATAATTGGCCTGCAACCGTTGCGTTATTTACCGGCATTCTGCATAAAGCCGTCGTGATCAGCACGCTGAAAACCATCTACTCGGAAAGTCCCGCCGCTAAAGCAGCTCTTCAAGCGCAAGAATTTAATCTTTATGGTGCGGTCAAACGGGCTTTTATGACAATCCCCATGGGGCTGAAAAAAATGATCGGGATTGGTGTAACGCAACCGACTAGCCAAAATACATTTATTGCCGAATTGCATACTCATTTTGAAGGACAAGTAGGCGCTTTTGCCTATTTGCTGTTTATTTTGCTTTATTTTCCCTGTATTGCCACCTTGGCGGCTGCTTATAGAGAATCCAGCCTGCGCTGGTCGGTATTCATGGTGTTCTGGTCCACCGGTCTAGCCTATCTGACTGCAACGCTGTTTTATCAATTATCGACCTATAGCCAGCATCCGCGAACCTCAATGGCATGGCTGACAATGATTGCGTTAATCATAATCGCTGTGGTGCTGATATTTCGTTATTGGGGCGGACAGCATCAAGCTTCTATGTCCAACAACGCCATTAAACCTTCAACCAAGGACTAACGAATGCCTTATAAAACTTATTTCGACAAAATTGATGCCCAACTGCTGAAAATCAGCCCTGCTCGCGACATTATGTTGTTGCGCGTGATTGCCGCTGTCATTCCGGTGGTGTGTTTTGCTTTGGATGCCTTCTATGACATGCCGGTGCTTTATTGGCTGGGCATCCCTTTTTATCTGATCTGTCTGGCGCTTTATCTGGAAGCCTTGTTAAAAACCATCTTATTGATGCACAAGGTTTCAGCCGAATTGTTAATCGTCTTGGTGATGATCGTCACCCTGCTTGACGGGGAGCCGTTGAGCGGTGCGATGGTGGCTTGGTTTATCGGCTTGGGGTTGTATATCTCGTTTACGATTATTAGAAAAAACCGGGAAAAAATCGAAGCGCTCATCCAGGACAGCAAGAAAACCGCACAAGTCCTGCGCGGTGATCAAATCCATGAAATTCCGCTGCTGGAGGTGCAAAAGCAGGATGTGATCATTGTCGCCAAAGGCGCCATGATCACTGTCGACGGGCTTATCAGCGACGGTGAGTCGTCCATCGATGAAGCCTTTGTTACCGGCGAGCCGTTTCCAGTATTTAAGCAACGCGGCGATGCAGTGATTTCCGGTACATTGAATTTAACCGCGCCGCTCAAGGTGGTGGCGGAAAAAAACGGCAATGAAGCGTTTATTGCGATTATGACGCGGGAAATCGAAGCCGGTCTTCAGCAAAAATCCAGCTTACAGAAACGCGCCGATTTAACCGTGCAGATGCTCATCCTCGGCGTCACGGCTTATGCCTTTTTGCTGTTGTTTATGACTGGCAGTCTGCATCTGATGGCAACCGCGCTTGCCGTGGTGTGTCCGTGTGCCTGGGCCTTGGCAACGCCCACTGCCTTTGCCGCCAATATCGGGCGCTTGGCGCGTAGCAACATTTTGGCACGCGGCGGCGAGCCGTTGGAAAATATGCAGGATATTAAAACCCTGATTTTGGATAAAACCGGCACCGTCACCAAGGCCGTGCTGGAAGTCAGCCAGGTGATTGCCCTCGCCATGCCGGAGCAGGACTTGTTGACCTTATGCGCATCGGTTGAATCCCGTTTCGAACATCCCATTGCCAATACGATCGTCGCGTATGCCAACGGGCACGGTGTATCGCATTTGTTAAACGTAACCCAGGTTGAAGACTTGCCGGGCCGTGGCATAAAAGCTCGAATCGGCGCAGATACCGTATTGATCGGTAGTCAGGAAACCCTGCAGCAACTGGACATCGAACTACCGCCTTTAGATTACACCGGTCGGGCGATTTGGGTGGCTGTTAACCGCGAAGTTAAAGGTGTCATTGTTATTCGCGACATTATCCGTGCCGAAATGCAGGGTTTGGTTACCGCTATTCATGAATGTGGCATCGAAACGGTACTGCTGGCCACGGGTGACAATGAGGAAAGCGAAGCCAAGCGGGTGGCTGAATACATCGGTGCTGATGGTTATTTTTACAACTTCAAGCCGGATGACAAAACCGCATTAGTCAAGAAAATGCAATTGCAAGGCAAAGTTGCCATGGTGGGTGACGGCGTCAACGATGCTCCGGCTTTGGCTGCGGCTAATGTCGGCATTGCCATAGGCGGGCACAAGAATGTCAGTTTGGCGGTCATGTCGGCCGATATTGTGATTCTAGGCGACGACGCCAAGGACTTGATTACCATCCTGCGACTCAGCCGAAAAATGGGCGGCATTATCAAGCAAAATTATACCTGGGCAATGGGCTTTAATGCGATTGGGCTAACCCTGGCAACCCTCGGTGTGCTTAACCCTATCTTGGCCGCGCTATTTCATCATCTCAGTTCGGTCTTTGTCGTGGTCAATGCCAGCCGTCTGTATTTCACCGGCATTGAAAATTCTCCGATCGGGCCTTTGTTTCAGAAAATGGATGAAATTACCTGTCGAAAGCCTATGAGTCCGGCAGAGCCATTGCTGATCAATTCAGAAAATGCTGCCGAAACCGTTGTTGAACAACAGCCCTGAGCGTAAACCGTAATTCAAAAAGAGACGATAAATGTTGTTATGGATCATGGGATTTAGTGCCTTAGGCAGTATCGGAGCTGTTGGTTGCGCAGCCTTGTTTTTGTTTTTCCCTAAAAGCATTCGCAAAGTGCTTATCCCTTGTTTGATCAGTTATGCGACCGGGACTCTGCTCGGTGCCGCATTCCTGGGTATGCTTCCCAATGCACTGCTAAAAGCACCGGCCGTTTCGGTGATGGCTACGACGCTGGCAGGTATGGTGGGGTTTTTCGTGTTGGAGAAACTGGTCATTTGGCGTCACAGCCATGATGCTGAGGGTCAAGTAGATGACCGGGCCGCATCGTTAATTCTGATTGGCGATGCCTTTCACAACTTTGTGGATGGAGCGCTGATTGCAGCTGCATTTTTGACATCCATGCCCTTGGGAATCACCACAGCATTGGCAGTGATTGCCCACGAGATACCCCAGGAGGTTGGCGACTTTGCCATTCTCCTCGACAGCGGCTACAGCCGAGGAAAGGCGTTGCTGATGAATGGACTCTCCTCCATCACCACCCTGCCTGGTGCATTGATCGCCTATTACTGGCTGGCCGAGATACGCGAAGCAACACCCTATATTCTGGCGATTGCAGCGGCCAGCTTTATCTATATTGCGACTGCTGATCTCATTCCCATGCTGCATAGGCAGGTAAACACTGTGGCTGCGCTGCGTCAGTTATTACTGCTACTGGCAGGGATTGCTACGATTGCCTGGTTTCATTTTGGATAAAACATGAATACTTTGACATATTGAACGCATCTCTGGGTTTAACCATGGTTCGGCTTTGATGAACTCAAGAATTTGATTATGTTTAAACTGGTTCTGATTCGTCATGGACAAAGTGTCTGGAATCTTGAAAACCGCTTCACGGGTTGGACTGATGTGGACTTGTCCGATCAGGGGCGTGCCGAAGCCCGTGCCGCCGGTAAACTTTTATGCGAGTTAGGCTATGAATTTGACCTGGCTTTTACATCGGTATTAAAACGCGCTATCCGCACCCTTAACCGCATTCAGGAAGAAATGGATCTGGACTGGATTCCGGTTATTCGCGCCTGGCAGTTGAATGAACGTCATTATGGCGCCTTACAAGGACTCAACAAGGCTGAGATGATTGACAAGTTTGGCGAAGCTCAGATCAAGATCTGGCGCCGCTCATACGCGATATTGCCTCCTGCGCTGGCATTGAATGATCAGCGACATCCCAAACTTGACCGTCGTTATGCCGATCTGACTCCGGAACAATTGCCCGTAGCCGAGTCGCTGAAGCTCACCCTGGAACGCGTGTTACCTTATTGGCATTCGGTGCTGGAACCCACCATCCTATCGGGCAAGCGCGTGCTGATCTCCGCCCACGGCAACAGTATCCGTGCGCTAATCAAATACCTTGATAATCTTTCCGATACCGAGATAACTGAGCTCAACATCCCCACGGGTGTTCCGCTGGTTTACGAACTGGATGACAATCTCAGGGTGATTCAGCATTACTACTTGGGCGGCTCAGAAGTCATCGCCAAAGCAGCAGTTGCCCATCAAGGAAATGCCAAAACCTATTAGTTTTGCAGTCGATACAGGTATTCCGTCAATGCCAGAATGCGACTACGAGCGGCCGACTCGCTGTCCTGTTGTGGATAATTATCGAAATACAATGAAGTCTGGTTGTTAAAGGCGTTGCCCCAGACGGGCATGTTACGTGGCCCATGAGCTGCAACTTCCTGGCGGCCATCTATGATTTGGAAGACTTTGTCGAATGGGAATACGCCTTTATTACTCTTGGCCAATACCGTCAGGTTGGGAACCGGACGGGTTAGCAGAGATTTTAACGGACCATCGTCGCCCTTGCCTGTCAGCCCATGGCAAACGGCGCAGGCGGAATCGTATTCCCTTTTGCCAAGATCCAGCTTATCCGCCTGTGCATGATTGCACAAACCGATCAGCATGACGCCAATGAGAGCTAATGAGATAGCTCGACATTTTGTAGAAATCTTCATCTTGTCTCCAAAGGTGGTTTAACGATGTCTGACTGACGCATGCGAACTATAGAGATCGCTTCAAAATTCAAAATATGACCGGGTTTACATACATTTGAGCGTAGGTTTAATCATGGTGATGATGTCCATGTTCATGCCCGTGCTCGTGTGGTTCAAGCGCTTCGGTTTTCAGCGTACCGTTTAAAAAATCCTCGACGGCTTGATCTGGACTGGTTTGCTTGGTGATCAAGGCCTGAATGTTTTTCCGTTGTAAGCGTCTGGCCAAGCCGGTACCCATGCCGCCGGCAATGAGCACCTGCACGTGATCCAAGGGCGACGGCTCCAAGGGTGATGTCTCGTGGAACGACTGATCCTTGGTCAATTCCAGCATGTCTTTTCCGGCGATCGCGTCGTTCTCGATGGAATAAATCCAGAACTTCCTACACATACCGGTGTGGCCGGTAATTTCTTTTCGATTTTGACTGGCGACGGCAATTTTCATGGTAATTCTCGCTAGTTGCGACCTAAAGCCACATTCGTTTTAGGCGGTTTAAATATAATTGGGCGGCATAATCGGTTCGATGCCTTCAAATTCAGCTTCTGGATGGTGTTTGGTAATTAACTGCTTAATGGCATCGATACGCTGTTTTGGAATATCAATCAAAACCAGTAGCTGGCCATGCTCAATTGCATCGGCATAATCCTTGACCCTGGAATTGCCCACCTGAAGACCTGCCAAACCACTCATCATTGCGCCTATCGTGGCGCCGTAAACCAATACCCCCAGCACGGGTCCGCCGGCAATCGCAAAACCGGCAAAGCGCATGGCGGCAAGACCCACCAGCAAACCTGTGGTTGCTCCAAGTGCGGCGCCGCGTTCGACTGCTGGTATAAAGTCGGTTTTCTCGAATACTGAGGCTTCCGGCATGTCGCCTAGCGGCGTATCACGTTTTGCCAAAATATGAATATGCCGATCTTCGATACCTTCCGCCCTTAACTCATCGACAATCTGATGCGTGGTTTCAAGGTTCGGCGCTAAAAAATAGATTCTTCTCATGGTCTTCTCATGTCTAACAAGGATTGAAGTACATAGCACAAAACAATTTTATTGGATGTCTGCAGCCGTCAAATGAGCAAGCGGTTTGCCTTTGTATTCACCCGTCAAAGTGCCTAAAAATGCCACCATTTTGGCAATTTCCTCGTTGGTAAAAGTTTTGTCGAGTTGGACTTCGCCCATAATCCGGACTGCATCGGCAAGACTAAGCACCGAACCATCATGGAAATAGGGGTAAGTCAGTTCGATATTGCGCAACACGGGTACTTTAAACAAATAACGGTCTGCCTCCTGATGAGTGACATTAAACCGACCATTGTCCACTGCTGTCTGTACGCTACCGCGCTGAGTAAAATAATTTCGCTTGACGCCCATTTTTTCGTAGGACAATCCTCCCAACGCAGGCCCAGCGTGACAGGATGCACAGTTGGTTTTGAATAGCTCGTAGCCTTCTAATTCGTCTTTGGTCAGAATAGTCGTATTGCCACGCAGATATTGATCAATGCGGGAATTGCCGGTGACTAGCGATTGTTCAAAAACCGCAATCGCATCGGTGACTGTGGCTTTGTTAAGCCCTTGTTGCGGATATATTTTTTCAAAGGCCGCTTGATATTCGCTAACCTGTTTAAGTTTTTCGACGACTTCATCCCATTGCGCCCCCATTTCTAAGGGATTGGCAACCGGGCCGGCGGCTTGCTCCTGCAAGTCCTTGGCGCGACCATCCCAAAATTGAGCGATGTTGTACATGGCATTGTAGACAGTCGGTGAATTGATCGGCCCCTGTTGGCCGCGAATACCCGTGGAGACCTTAGCCTGGTCGGTGCCGCCACGAGTCAAGTCATGACAGGATGCGCAGTTTAACGTGTCATCGCCGGACAGCAGACGTTCATGGAACAGTTTGTTACCCAATGCCACTTTATCTAGATCCAGATCGACCGCCAGCGGCAATGTTGGTAACGGTTCACCTTTGAAGGCGGGCGCAGCGTCTACACTCCAAGGCAATTTGGCCCGTTCTTCTGCGATCCAGGCGAGCAAGATTTGCTTTTCATCGGCACTCAAACTATCGGTCCAGTGCATCGACAAATATTGCGTCGGCGGCATACTGCCGTTACGAACCACATGCTCCAGCCTGGCAAGCATCAAAGGTGTAAAGACTTCTTCGCCGCTAAATAGCGTTTTCGACAAGCTAAGTCTGGCACTGCCCTGTTGCATATCTTTTTCCATCAAGGGCTTGGCGATAGGAAGCTCGGCGTAAAAAGGCTTTCTGAGCATGCCGGGCGCATGGCAATCCACGCACTTGTTCTGCAGAATCAGCGACACCTTGGTAAAACTGTCGGAAGTGTTCGTAATTACGGCAATCACTTCGTTTTCGCCCTGTAACCCCATCAGATTGGAAATGGGGAAAAATAAAATGATGACCAAAAGTGACAGTAGAATAAATTTAATCTTCATAGGAGGTTCCTTAGATTTTAGGTGCGCCAAGATTGATTCAGTATATTAGACATTACTTTTATTTTGGTAATCATTGCAATTATGAAGCTGAACAAGTCGCGCCTGTAATCCGGGCTAAATAGCGAAAGTTGCATGGCGGATGAGTAAGATTCAGTTATTTAAACTGGCCGGAGAGGATGCCGTATTTTTTCAGCTTGCCATATACCGCTCTAGGCGTCAGTCCCATGGCGGCAGCAACTTGTTTGACGTCGCCGCGATGGCTTTGCATCGCTTGCTTCAGAAATACTTGCTCAGCGTCTGCTTCTGGGCGTTCCAGTCGACGCCTGTTGCAGTAAACGGTTTTTGATCCAATTCAAGACGGGTCAATTCGCTACCCTTGCAGAACAACACGCTCCTCTCCAG includes:
- a CDS encoding histidine phosphatase family protein; amino-acid sequence: MNIPQSNTLNDKAILNNDEIRLHLYLIRHGETEWAVSGRHTGSSDIPLTTNGENEARELGRHIRDIDFTQVLCSPLQRAQQTCELVGLNRAAEIEPDLAEWAFGDYEGLRLAEILKIHPGWNVLADGCPNGEMPAQILQRTDRLIARLRKLKGNVALFSHGKFGGILAARWIGLPITESSHFPLGTASVSMLGYDHHHPEVSVIDLWNVVGHQSLETLSFQTLT
- a CDS encoding ferritin-like domain-containing protein, producing MHQTITHRLTDALQDEYKSRATYRKVNEKFGPVRPFINIVEAEGRHVDALIALFEKYQIPVPEHRWSERITVPDTFEQACLNAVADEKANTAMYDQLIAASPEPDIRRVLENLQSASRDRHLPAFERNASRQGKGGMRKHG
- the feoB gene encoding Fe(2+) transporter permease subunit FeoB, giving the protein MCINLGDMKQGDRGRVVGFRKNFLPYQKKLLAMGLTPGTEFELVRRVRGTDLSLRRGEVAGLKIERIKNEAPRSKPTLEQKSEYTIAVIGNPNCGKTTVFNGLTGARQHVGNWAGVTVEQKIGFYRYENKAIKVVDLPGIYALDVNETATALDEKIARDYILSQQADLIINIVDTSHLEHNLYLTIQLLEMELPILVVLNNMDDATGQGITIDSDELARNLGCPLVSLIATQVNDISALKARINQLAEKKTLSTFSIDYPLEVKAALDKLSPLVEQKLANRFGDSHWFAGKLLERDGFALSHADAVLTETAEKLRGEIEEKAAEDADIVIVDSRYGFISFLVQKTLTRQSGQARSLSDKIDNVVLHRFLAIPIFLGVMYLMFTFTIKLGRVFKPFFNDLAQAFFVDGLGDFLGLMNSPQWLITLIASGVGNGIREVAAFIPILGFLYLFISVLEESGYMARATFAMDRFMRVLGLPGKAFVPMILGFGCNVPAMLATRTLERPRDRLLSLVLNPFMTCGARLVVFTLFAAAFFPDNGGIVVFVLYMIGIVAALLTAFLLKHSFQKEESSLVMMEIPSYHIPKLKNVLINSWTRLKAFMVRVGKIIITMVVILNLLSSLGTDGSYQANNIEHSVLSAAGRALTPTLAPLGIREDNWPATVALFTGILHKAVVISTLKTIYSESPAAKAALQAQEFNLYGAVKRAFMTIPMGLKKMIGIGVTQPTSQNTFIAELHTHFEGQVGAFAYLLFILLYFPCIATLAAAYRESSLRWSVFMVFWSTGLAYLTATLFYQLSTYSQHPRTSMAWLTMIALIIIAVVLIFRYWGGQHQASMSNNAIKPSTKD
- a CDS encoding heavy metal translocating P-type ATPase, giving the protein MPYKTYFDKIDAQLLKISPARDIMLLRVIAAVIPVVCFALDAFYDMPVLYWLGIPFYLICLALYLEALLKTILLMHKVSAELLIVLVMIVTLLDGEPLSGAMVAWFIGLGLYISFTIIRKNREKIEALIQDSKKTAQVLRGDQIHEIPLLEVQKQDVIIVAKGAMITVDGLISDGESSIDEAFVTGEPFPVFKQRGDAVISGTLNLTAPLKVVAEKNGNEAFIAIMTREIEAGLQQKSSLQKRADLTVQMLILGVTAYAFLLLFMTGSLHLMATALAVVCPCAWALATPTAFAANIGRLARSNILARGGEPLENMQDIKTLILDKTGTVTKAVLEVSQVIALAMPEQDLLTLCASVESRFEHPIANTIVAYANGHGVSHLLNVTQVEDLPGRGIKARIGADTVLIGSQETLQQLDIELPPLDYTGRAIWVAVNREVKGVIVIRDIIRAEMQGLVTAIHECGIETVLLATGDNEESEAKRVAEYIGADGYFYNFKPDDKTALVKKMQLQGKVAMVGDGVNDAPALAAANVGIAIGGHKNVSLAVMSADIVILGDDAKDLITILRLSRKMGGIIKQNYTWAMGFNAIGLTLATLGVLNPILAALFHHLSSVFVVVNASRLYFTGIENSPIGPLFQKMDEITCRKPMSPAEPLLINSENAAETVVEQQP
- a CDS encoding ZIP family metal transporter; its protein translation is MLLWIMGFSALGSIGAVGCAALFLFFPKSIRKVLIPCLISYATGTLLGAAFLGMLPNALLKAPAVSVMATTLAGMVGFFVLEKLVIWRHSHDAEGQVDDRAASLILIGDAFHNFVDGALIAAAFLTSMPLGITTALAVIAHEIPQEVGDFAILLDSGYSRGKALLMNGLSSITTLPGALIAYYWLAEIREATPYILAIAAASFIYIATADLIPMLHRQVNTVAALRQLLLLLAGIATIAWFHFG
- the gpmA gene encoding 2,3-diphosphoglycerate-dependent phosphoglycerate mutase, producing the protein MFKLVLIRHGQSVWNLENRFTGWTDVDLSDQGRAEARAAGKLLCELGYEFDLAFTSVLKRAIRTLNRIQEEMDLDWIPVIRAWQLNERHYGALQGLNKAEMIDKFGEAQIKIWRRSYAILPPALALNDQRHPKLDRRYADLTPEQLPVAESLKLTLERVLPYWHSVLEPTILSGKRVLISAHGNSIRALIKYLDNLSDTEITELNIPTGVPLVYELDDNLRVIQHYYLGGSEVIAKAAVAHQGNAKTY
- a CDS encoding c-type cytochrome, whose product is MKISTKCRAISLALIGVMLIGLCNHAQADKLDLGKREYDSACAVCHGLTGKGDDGPLKSLLTRPVPNLTVLAKSNKGVFPFDKVFQIIDGRQEVAAHGPRNMPVWGNAFNNQTSLYFDNYPQQDSESAARSRILALTEYLYRLQN
- a CDS encoding NifB/NifX family molybdenum-iron cluster-binding protein; protein product: MKIAVASQNRKEITGHTGMCRKFWIYSIENDAIAGKDMLELTKDQSFHETSPLEPSPLDHVQVLIAGGMGTGLARRLQRKNIQALITKQTSPDQAVEDFLNGTLKTEALEPHEHGHEHGHHHHD